From Pagrus major chromosome 6, Pma_NU_1.0, one genomic window encodes:
- the rbm12 gene encoding RNA-binding protein 12, with protein MAVVIRLQGLPIVAGTMDIRHFFSGLTIPDGGVHIVGGEHGEAFIVFATDEDARLGMMRTGGSIKGSKVSLLLSSKTEMQNMIELSRRRFEAGAGAVETAASTAGNANRQVAAPIPTVQPGAGGRSGSHGNQGFSNTPVSVTAASSSQEPPNIKAVASVVPSFPNSYSSAPTITTALASLNAGPPPIPPLPSMPSMPPMPTLPTIPVPPPVSSLPPVPTVSPLSQGPPVPPMSHLPHMSSLPPFNPSLPPPAGLGSGLPLGTPNPMLFNPLSPLASLGLQAHMKAAVAASGAGGMNPDELFVLLQNLPFSCSEVDVRSFFRGLGVDGVRLLRDGQGRPTGRAMVKFFSPQDSFEAVKRGGGMMGQRFIEITPGSERQWISLNDGTPGNAPHNSIKSNNESQDQQHRRGNVGAGGRDQRGRSRSPHRQEFCVYLKGLPYEADKKQIKDFFNNLAIIEDSVYIAYGPNGRATGEGFLEFKTEQDYKTALGAHMQYMGTRFIQVHPISRKGMLEKIDTIRKREASQGDGKNQDGLKAPRNCAHITNIPYNVSKKDVRAFLEGVGLYEDTLKVLTDSHGNGLGQAIFQLRTEEDARKAERLHRQKLNGRDAFVHLVTFDQMKEIERNPPPQNKRGQRNQNQLNQNQNQHQNQHQQAQPSPQQPQINPFAGISGEEFNFLRNTMGNLNSAPFVSPFSAPGNGLAGPPPLPPLAAGLGDVNLGVAPPLVAGLPGAPILEPPGFRPGAAGGAPFSQDGLRGLAPFDNANTKGGRGGQNRGGGANNNQGRPGGGAAGGQQVFSPGPDGLRNQPAPGGSNNPNGQRGAAGPTIVKLQNMPFTVTVDEIMDFFYGYQVLPGSVCLQFSEKGLPTGEAMVAFQNHEEATAAVMDLNDRPIGARKVKISLG; from the coding sequence ATGGCGGTAGTCATCAGGCTGCAGGGTCTGCCCATAGTGGCCGGCACCATGGACATCAGACACTTCTTCTCTGGCCTCACCATCCCTGACGGGGGAGTGCACATCGTGGGGGGTGAGCATGGCGAGGCCTTCATCGTCTTTGCCACTGACGAGGATGCTCGGCTGGGGATGATGCGTACAGGTGGGTCCATTAAGGGCTCCAAAGTGTCGCTGTTGCTAAGCAGCAAGACAGAAATGCAGAATATGATTGAACTCAGCCGCCGCAGGTTTGAGGCTGGGGCAGGTGCTGTGGAAACGGCTGCATCTACAGCAGGAAACGCAAACCGACAAGTGGCTGCCCCCATACCCACAGTTCAGCCAGGGGCAGGTGGGAGAAGCGGTAGCCATGGAAACCAGGGTTTTAGTAACACCCCAGTCTCAGTAACAGCAGCAAGCTCATCTCAAGAGCCACCAAACATCAAGGCAGTGGCCAGTGTGGTGCCCAGTTTCCCCAACAGCTACAGCTCCGCCCCCACAATCACCACAGCTCTGGCATCACTCAATGCGGGCCCCCCACCCATCCCTCCACTTCCAAGCATGCCTTCCATGCCACCCATGCCAACACTGCCCACCATTCCAGTTCCTCCCCCTGTGTCCTCCCTTCCCCCTGTCCCTACTGTCTCCCCACTATCCCAAGGACCTCCAGTGCCTCCTATGTCCCACCTCCCCCATATGTCCTCACTGCCTCCTTTCAACCCGTCGCTACCTCCCCCTGCAGGACTGGGCTCCGGCCTCCCTCTTGGAACCCCCAACCCCATGCTGTTCAACCCTCTTTCTCCCCTGGCCTCTCTTGGCCTCCAGGCTCATATGAAGGCTGCTGTTGCAGCCAGTGGAGCAGGAGGAATGAATCCCGATGAGTTGTTTGTCCTTCTGCAGAACCTCCCATTCTCCTGCTCAGAGGTGGATGTCAGGAGTTTTTTCCGGGGTTTGGGGGTAGATGGGGTTCGCCTGCTGAGGGATGGACAGGGCCGGCCAACTGGCAGGGCTATGGTGAAGTTTTTCTCGCCCCAGGACAGCTTCGAAGCTGTGAAGAGGGGAGGTGGCATGATGGGCCAAAGGTTCATTGAGATCACTCCGGGCTCTGAGCGGCAATGGATCAGCCTCAATGACGGCACACCAGGCAATGCTCCTCATAATAGCATCAAATCAAATAATGAGTCACAGGACCAGCAGCACCGTCGGGGTAATGTTGGGGCAGGAGGCAGGGATCAGCGAGGAAGGTCAAGATCTCCCCACCGCCAGGAGTTCTGTGTGTACCTGAAGGGCCTTCCCTATGAGGCAGACAAGAAACAGATAAAGGATTTCTTTAACAATTTGGCCATCATAGAGGATAGTGTCTACATTGCCTATGGGCCCAATGGGCGAGCCACAGGAGAGGGCTTCCTTGAATTCAAAACAGAACAGGACTACAAGACTGCTCTGGGTGCTCACATGCAGTACATGGGCACCCGCTTCATCCAGGTTCACCCAATCAGCCGGAAGGGCATGCTCGAAAAAATTGACACCATCCGCAAACGTGAAGCATCACAGGGTGATGGCAAGAATCAGGATGGCTTGAAAGCTCCAAGGAACTGTGCCCACATCACCAACATCCCTTACAATGTCTCCAAGAAGGATGTCCGTGCCTTCCTCGAGGGTGTGGGGCTTTACGAGGACACCCTAAAGGTTCTGACAGATAGTCATGGCAATGGTTTAGGCCAAGCTATCTTCCAGCTGCGGACAGAGGAAGACGCCCGCAAAGCTGAGAGACTGCACCGTCAAAAACTCAATGGCCGCGATGCTTTTGTCCACCTGGTGACCTTTGACCAGATGAAGGAAATTGAGAGGAACCCACCTCCCCAGAATAAGAGAGGCCAACGCAACCAGAACCAGCTGAACCAAAATCAAAACCAACACCAGAACCAACATCAACAAGCCCAGCCCAGTCCCCAGCAACCCCAGATAAACCCATTTGCTGGCATTAGTGGCGAGGAGTTTAACTTTCTCAGAAACACCATGGGGAACCTCAACAGTGCCCCCTTTGTGAGTCCATTCTCAGCCCCAGGGAATGGGCTGGCAGgccctcctcctctacctcctctgGCAGCAGGGTTGGGGGATGTGAATCTGGGCGTGGCTCCTCCACTTGTTGCTGGTCTCCCTGGAGCTCCGATCCTGGAGCCACCAGGCTTTCGGCCCGGTGCTGCAGGAGGAGCCCCTTTCAGCCAGGATGGACTGAGAGGGTTGGCCCCCTTTGACAATGCCAACACTaaaggaggtagaggaggacaGAATCGAGGGGGAGGGGCTAACAACAACCAAGGGCGTCCAGGGGGCGGGGCTGCTGGTGGACAGCAGGTGTTCAGTCCCGGACCTGATGGTCTCCGTAACCAGCCAGCCCCTGGTGGATCTAACAATCCTAACGGTCAACGTGGTGCTGCTGGTCCAACAATTGTAAAGCTTCAGAACATGCCATTCACTGTAACTGTGGATGAGATTATGGACTTCTTTTACGGTTACCAGGTGCTGCCAGGCTCAGTCTGCCTGCAGTTCAGTGAGAAAGGCCTTCCAACTGGCGAGGCAATGGTGGCTTTTCAGAACCATGAGGAAGCCACTGCCGCTGTAATGGACCTGAATGACCGACCTATTGGAGCACGCAAGGTCAAAATAAGCCTAGGTTAA